One Maniola jurtina chromosome 24, ilManJurt1.1, whole genome shotgun sequence DNA window includes the following coding sequences:
- the LOC123877777 gene encoding attractin-like protein 1 encodes MVESLQMFLFLFKSKYRRKFSWFSPFLCSVLIVLLFCHDVLSKCSEINCVNGICKNDSCVCYEGWQGPQCQHCGGKIKLTEPTGVITDGPGNYSVSTQCSWLISPPSLGPHPPVLRVRLESFATECGWDHLYVYDGDSVRAERLLAVFSGVLDKIEGGWTRQVIARSGSVLLHFFSDDAYAMEGFNVTYAAYSCPSDDHRTNCSNHGECEEGTCRCESGWVGVACDQPLCPGNCNGAGLCTPTGCECFSTRSGADCSRDSSAAGWGWAWREEGEGLPPRPARAPPPAAGHSLLNYGEDLLRVGGETFSDAAFLYRYKTAHHEWIAMEARGEAPLPRFAHAAVLYGNELIVYGGVVASDEPDRGGGLAGLEGRAGEVTNEVWRARIDGSVAEWRNATPVTCSPHRPAPLKHCGGLHLSGHTAVLVHIGVTSKPVMLVFFGHSPHYGYLHLVQEYYIEEGVWAAAQTRGWPARGGFAHSAAWEPMSRRVYVHAGLVSESEATQAPSAALYEYEVETRIWRPLPAAPTPRYLHSAIFISPGVMLVFGGNAHNDSAAAASGTTAASQCYSAAALLYDVRCKVWHTLSDPAVSARAAHAAAILPLRTRPTAIIHGGFDGRLRSDALIFVAGDKCSSRRDEATCLNSAAVAAIACVWTRDQRCVSLKEVGWKESYDESVKACINEPTADDRRCLNIEYCEACVAHGCAWCGACMATEQHCLRHSHQVHVLMAVSVEECSVGGEVCGRYHSCAACHAHLHRHPHGSEELSQRACYWDYDSVKCRPANASTDIRSVAATATGVCSAACATFRTCANCTAEECIWCASAGRCVDKNAYGASFPLGGCRAWSTNGCAGGAAAANSGNIAGAGCAAHLSCAACLAEPACGWCDDGAGGGRGACLPGGERHPHHPHVCPHRRWHFTRCPACQCNGHAVCDAQARCVQPCGARAVGAHCEICAPAHWGSPLNGGVCQPCECNAQAVSCAADTGRCYCSTKGLAGDRCDKCDNTNHYHADLYNKGCYYDLAVDYQFTFNLSKKEDRHLSAINFRNAPVKPDVDADFSITCSAHARMNLTVRTRADPAEKTLFSDVNCTNFRYKPFLYRFAKSEHAFGVEDNVTLTTFFVYVYDFRPPLWIQISFSQYPKLNLQQFFITFSSCFLLLLLVAAALWKIKQKYDLYRRRQRLFVEMEQMASRPFSQVSIELERGGGGGGVPAPVALEPCRSGRAAVLSLLVRLPTGGTGRAPPLGGLALASALVTLGHQHHQHHQNQPTDRWRHQCK; translated from the exons ATGGTAGAGTCCCTTCAAATGTTTTTATTCCTGTTCAAATCAAAATACAGACGAAAATTCTCATGGTTCTCGCCTTTCCTGTGTTCAGTGCTCATAGTGTTATTGTTTTGTCATGACGTTCTTTCAAAGTGTAGTGAGATTAACTGTGTAAACGGTATTTGTAAGAATGATAGTTGTGTGTGCTACGAAGGCTGGCAGGGTCCACAATGCCAGCACTGTGGCGGGAAAATAAA ATTAACCGAACCTACGGGTGTAATAACCGACGGTCCGGGCAACTACAGCGTGAGCACGCAATGCTCGTGGCTAATATCCCCTCCATCACTGGGCCCGCACCCGCCGGTTCTGCGCGTGCGGTTGGAGAGCTTCGCCACGGAGTGCGGCTGGGACCATCTGTACGTGTACGACGGTGACAGCGTGCGCGCCGAGCGACTGCTGGCGGTCTTTAG TGGAGTCCTAGATAAAATAGAGGGGGGATGGACGCGGCAAGTGATAGCGCGGTCCGGCAGCGTGCTTCTTCACTTCTTCTCTGATGACGCGTATGCTATGGAGGGGTTTAACGTCACATACGCGGCGTACTCTTGCCCGTCAGATGACCATCGTACGAATTGTTCCA aTCACGGTGAATGTGAAGAGGGGACATGTAGGTGTGAATCCGGCTGGGTCGGCGTTGCATGTGACCAGCCCCTTTGTCCAG GCAACTGCAACGGGGCCGGCCTGTGCACGCCGACCGGCTGCGAGTGTTTCTCCACGCGCAGCGGGGCGGACTGCAGCCGGGACTCCAGCGCGGCGGGCTGGGGCTGGGCGTGGCGCGAGGAGGGCGAGGGCCTGCCGCCGCGCCCCGCGCGCGCTCCGCCGCCCGCCGCGGGGCACTCTCTGCTCAACTACGGGGAGGACCTGCTGCGGGTCGGCGGGGAGACCTTCTCTGACGCCGCGTTCCTGTATAG GTATAAGACGGCCCACCATGAGTGGATAGCAATGGAGGCTCGCGGCGAGGCACCGCTGCCTCGGTTCGCGCACGCGGCAGTGTTGTATGGAAACGAGCTTATAGTGTACGGAGGTGTTGTTGCCTCGGACGAGCCTGATAGAGG CGGCGGTCTGGCGGGCTTAGAGGGTAGAGCGGGGGAAGTAACTAACGAAGTGTGGCGCGCGCGCATCGACGGGTCGGTGGCGGAGTGGCGGAACGCTACTCCTGTCACTTGCTCGCCGCATCGACCCGCGCCCTTGAAACACTGTG GAGGTCTCCATTTGTCGGGCCACACGGCAGTGCTGGTGCACATAGGGGTCACAAGCAAGCCCGTAATGTTGGTGTTTTTCGGACATTCACCGCACTACGGTTACTTGCATCTTGTACAG GAATATTATATAGAGGAGGGTGTATGGGCGGCGGCGCAGACGCGCGGTTGGCCCGCTCGCGGAGGCTTCGCGCACTCAGCCGCGTGGGAGCCGATGTCGCGACGCGTTTACGTGCACGCCGGTCTGGTGTCCGAATCTGAAGCGACGCAG GCGCCATCTGCAGCACTGTACGAGTACGAAGTAGAAACTCGGATATGGCGACCGCTTCCGGCTGCGCCTACGCCGAGATATTTGCATTCCGCCATTTTTATATCACCCG GTGTGATGCTAGTGTTTGGCGGCAACGCACACAACGACAGCGCGGCCGCAGCGTCGGGTACAACGGCCGCGTCGCAGTGTTACTCTGCAGCTGCTCTCTTATACGACGTAAG ATGTAAGGTGTGGCACACACTGAGTGATCCGGCGGTCTCCGCGCGGGCGGCGCACGCGGCGGCCATCTTGCCTCTCAGGACAAGGCCCACTGCGATCATACATGGCGG tttcgaCGGCCGACTTCGATCGGACGCGCTGATATTTGTCGCGGGCGACAAATGTTCGTCGCGTAGGGACGAGGCGACTTGCCTGAACAGTGCGGCGGTCGCCGCGATCGCGTGCGTCTGGACGCGCGACCAGCgctgtgtgtct TTAAAAGAAGTCGGATGGAAGGAGTCTTATGACGAGTCTGTTAAAGCTTGCATCAATGAACCGACTGCCG ACGATCGGCGCTGCCTAAACATAGAATACTGCGAGGCGTGCGTGGCCCACGGCTGCGCGTGGTGCGGGGCTTGCATGGCCACGGAGCAACACTGCCTGCGACACTCGCATCAGGTACACGTGTTG ATGGCGGTGTCGGTGGAGGAATGCAGCGTGGGGGGCGAGGTGTGTGGGAGGTACCACTCGTGCGCCGCGTGCCATGCGCACTTGCATCGACATCCACAC GGTTCAGAAGAGTTGAGTCAGCGAGCGTGCTACTGGGACTACGACTCTGTAAAGTGTCGACCTGCTAACGCATCCACCGATATTAG aAGTGTGGCGGCGACAGCGACGGGCGTGTGCAGCGCGGCGTGCGCCACGTTCCGCACGTGCGCCAACTGCACCGCCGAGGAGTGCATTTGGTGCGCTTCGGCCGGCCGGTGTGTTGACAAG AACGCGTATGGAGCATCGTTTCCCCTCGGCGGTTGTCGCGCCTGGTCCACGAACGGCTGCGCGGGTGGCGCTGCCGCGGCCAACTCCGGCAATATTGCGGGCGCGGGGTGCGCCGCGCACCTGTCCTGTGCGGCGTGCCTCGCCGAGCCGGCGTGCGGTTGGTGCGACGACGGTGCGGGCGGCGGGCGCGGAGCCTGCCTGCCGGGCGGCGAGCGGCACCCGCACCATCCGCACGTGTGTCCGCATAGAAG GTGGCACTTCACGCGCTGCCCGGCGTGCCAGTGCAACGGGCACGCGGTGTGCGACGCGCAGGCGCGCTGCGTGCAGCCGTGCGGCGCGCGCGCGGTCGGCGCACACTGCGAGATCTGCGCGCCGGCGCACTGGGGCTCGCCGCTCAACGGCGGCGTGTGTCAAC CGTGCGAGTGCAACGCGCAAGCGGTGTCGTGCGCGGCGGACACGGGCCGATGCTACTGCAGCACTAAGGGCCTCGCGGGAGACCGATGCGACAAGTGCGACAACACCAACCACTACCACGCCGATCTGTATAACAAGGGATGCTACT ATGACCTAGCTGTAGACTACCAGTTCACCTTCAACCTGTCAAAGAAGGAGGACCGCCATCTTTCCGCCATCAACTTCCGCAACGCGCCAGTCAAGCCGGATGTGGATGCGGACTTCAGTATAACGTGTTCCGCACACGCTCGGATGAACCTTACCGTGCGCACGCGCGCGGATCCGGCGGAGAAGACGCTGTTCAGTGACGTCAATTGTACGAACTTTAGATACAA GCCTTTCCTTTACAGGTTCGCCAAATCGGAGCACGCGTTCGGAGTTGAAGACAACGTCACACTCACAACGTTCTTCGTGTACGTGTACGACTTCCGACCGCCGCTGTGGATCCAGATATCGTTCTCGCAGTACCCGAAGTTGAACTTGCAACAGTTCTTCATCACGTTTTCCTCGTGCTTTTTGCTGTTGTTGTTAGTTGCTGCCGCTTTGTGGAAGATTAAACAG aaatacGATTTGTACAGAAGAAGGCAGAGGCTGTTTGTGGAAATGGAACAGATGGCTTCGAGACCTTTTAGTCAAGTTAGCATTGAACTAGAAAGGGGTGGTGGCg GTGGTGGCGTGCCAGCCCCTGTGGCCTTAGAGCCCTGTCGCTCTGGGCGGGCTGCGGTGTTGTCACTACTGGTGCGGTTGCCCACCGGTGGGACCGGCCGGGCTCCACCGCTAGGGGGCCTGGCTCTGGCCTCCGCTCTGGTGACGCTGGGCCACCAGCACCATCAGCATCACCAGAACCAACCGACTGACAG ATGGAGGCACCAATGTAAATAG